The window TTGGAAGgacgacgtaaggctaagcaatcgatgtcagtacggttgttatccgccaactgaggtcccatCCGTAcactagactagattgtcagtgccgtacgggaaaaccaatgtcatgagcaattgaaagagagcagaacagataaattgagaatgaaagaaagcttgattccattgaatgaaagctattacagaaaaacaagacggtgtcggaggggagacaccagtacagagaattgtttgcttgcttgaaagttttgattcccccttaataatgcttaaaaaaaaataaaccaaagttacatgactagacctatgaaagctgaaaaatcacacttaaagaaaatgcagcaaaactactctatatttacaatgaaaaggacttaatcttctacaaagcagaaacaagtccgttggcagcaactttgtctttagcatcagggtctgggCACGCGGCATTGTCTACGTGCGCGGCGCTGCtggcatctgcctgtggctgTGCGCTGGCAATGGCTATCGGTAGGGCGACAGAGTCACTtgtgcgcttgtcacttggagctgccgagatcacgaggccgaccgtggcgacggaCGTTGGGaagctggccaggacgccacggggcgcgtccaaggggtcatggggcatggttggaaagccgcccatgacattacACACGATCGAAAAAATATTTGCACGTAGTGGTCCAATCTCCTCCAAATCCAATTCTAGAGCTGCTTCAAACAGAACATCTTTTCAAGATGATCCCAAGCCAGAACATCTACCGCCAAAATATGGAAGAGTTGTTTGAGAATGTGCTCCCGTATCAGCTTCTTCCACTACAAAGCAACATCTACATTATGCATTCAGATCTCTGCACTTAATCTATGCGAATGCCAGAAAGACCCATAAGACAAAAATGGGCTTTGGCAGCAGCATACCCTTGAAAAAGCATAGCACAAGCATGGCTGCCTTGACCATTTTATCCTACACATCTGAAGGGAACAAGCAGCACTCCCACCCCATACCTTGAATAgaataagcaaataaaataaCAAGAGATGGAGTGACCTTCTACAATAAGTCAATCAACAAACACATTCCTGtgagatttgaagaaaaaaaaatactgaaAAAACATTACACATGTAAAAGTAAAAGACAAACTGTCACGACATTAGACGCCTTCTGTGTGTCCGGGTAATTTGTACCTTAAACTGGCTATTCACAGGGATAGTCTGCTTTAACCCTGCTGCTGTTGATTGGGGCTGCAAGAAGTAGAGTAGTAACAAGTGTAAAGAGATCTACAGATCAACACAGAGATAGGAAATAATGGATCCTGCTCTCCTTTTGGTCCTTGGGCTCACTTTCCATTTCTCAACAAGAACTTTCTTCATATTTGAGCAGCTTGTGATCACTGTGGCTACTCCAGCAGCAGTAATACCGGGGCAATAGACCATGTGACAAGTTTCCAGCAAGGTACACTTGTTAACAAGATGACTTAAACCTACATCTGTTATTCGACGACAGTGGGACAGCACAATATCCCTCAACAAAGGACATCCTTCACCTAGCTCCACCATGGCCATATCCCCCAAATCCTGTCAAAATTTGGTAAGTCAGTGTCCTGTGCTGAATGAAGATTAGCAACAATTTTTGCTCCTTCAAACATCTTGTATAAGGAAGCAATATGTGCGTGTGCAGTGTGGGATATACATGGAGCTAATCAATAAAGATTCCTAATCCACTTATCAACTGGTGGTACTCGTAAGTAAGCAACCAACTTAGGCTAGAccttttaatatatttttgttaCCTAATCACCTTAAATCAATTTATATAGTTAACAAATGAACCTAGACATGTTAAACATACACATACGGTCTCTGCATCATATCCATTGTTTATCCCACTCTATAGAAGTATAAGTGGACATACCTGGAGAACACTCACATCCAAGTAACTAAGTTCAGGGCATCCTCTTGCTATGGCTATTATTCCAGCATCCCCAATTTGGTGGCAGCCACTTACATTCAAATGATGCAGAGAGCAACCTTCAGCAATAGCCACAAGTGCTTCATCCCCTACTCTGGTAATCAAACAGAGgttaatgacttatttgacccAAAACATCTGTAATCAGGTCGTTAAGTAGCGAGCCTTTGATCAAAAAGCAGTTTAAACTCTCTGCCGTAGAAGAATATAAcagatgaacaataatgaaagAGAAGTTGTGAAGGCAAGGACCAactaaatataattatttgcTGAACCTCGCAATGTGGAACATTTCCAAGGGACTCGGGGCCAGGAAGCATTAAAAGAAGATGAAAATTGTGCCTAGACAAACTTCATCTTCAATGGACAAGCAACCTCTTGCAGCACCAGAGCATCAATACAAACATTACCATGTCCAAAAGGATAAATGCTCATCTCAAAGAGCACTCAAGTACAGATTTATatgacaattgaagaagaaagtaGTGCAAGCAATGGAGAGGTTGTTCCCAATTTTATCAGCAGAACACTTGATTGAGAAACAAACTAAAACTAAGGCAACGTTAGTTGAGAAAGAAAAACTGACATACCTATCACAGAACCGAAGGCTAAGGTCTGTAAGAAATTTACAGTTCTCACCAACAGCTATAATTCCCTTATTTCCAACCTATCAAACCAGATGAAAAGACCAgtattatcaaacaaaataactGAGTTCTGAGCATCAAGTGCAAAGGATACTGCACAAGCCAGATTTCACTAACAAAAGATTTAGGGACAATTAACAGTCGCTGAAAACAAAAACCGTTTTCCACATCGGATACTAATAATGCACATGCCTCTACAGGAAACCCCATTCCACAGCTAAagtgaaaatataataaaaaagccTGTCTAAAAGATTCACCAGCTAATGACCAATTACAAGCATTAAATTATTTGAAAACATTACCAAGCGAACAAAAGAAAAGGATAGCTGTTAGATTCAACTCCAAACTCAGAATCGGATACTATTTTAAATTCATTGAGCAGAAAGCCCAATGTTTCAAAAGCATTGAGATACTTGCAAGAATATTAGTAGGTAAAAGTTGTCTATCTTCGCCAACTAAAAAGAAAGGGAGAACAAAACTTTAAGAACCAGTTTAAACCAGTAAGCAAATCTACAGACGCAGCAGAAACATGTCCGCTAACAAAAATCTGAATCTGATATGTTCATATTACCCTTTAGGCCTGGAGGAATGCTCTTGTTTCGTCTGCTGATGTAATTAATTAAAATGATTCTGATCTTGTTTCTGGGTCCCCAGTGTACATGTGCAGCACCATCTTGGTGCTGGTTATCAATGAAATCTTTTAACGTTTACTGATTAAAAGAATATATGCCTCCAGCAATATGCAACAATGCATATGTAAAGGTATCTTGTGATTTAAACAAGACTAAAGAGCAAGAAGGGAAGCCCTATCTAAGAGGAAATAATGAAGGAGAGCGAGATGATTAAAGTACCTCATAGCATCGACGGATGTGGAGCCTTTTGAGGTTACAGCATCCTCTAGCTATAGAACATATGGCTTCGTCCCCAATGCTCGCACAATCTACCAAATGCAAAGCTTGCAAGAACTTGCACCCTCTTCCGATCTCGGACAATGCGAAATTACCAATTCTTTGACAGTACAGCAGAGCCAACTCAGAGAGATGCCTAGTTGCATAGCCAAAACTCAAATTAGGACCTTCTCAcatataaaaaaataagaaaaaagaactcAAAATAGGGCCATGACAGAATTTTAAGAGGTAGAAACTATATGTCAAGTAATGAATAAGACTCATGAATGTCATAAGGTTTAATAATAAGATGCGTCAAGTACAATGCAAACAGCAGTGATCGGTCAATCTGCGGAACCAATCAACCACAATTCAACAGTTTTCTAGTCATAATAGATTAATTTTGTATCttcattttaaagaaaaaagtGATGGAAAAGAAAGACATtctacaatgaaaaaaagacacaAGCTCATTAAAGACAGTGAAAATTCTGCCAACCGTTTATGAACACAAATATTTTTTACTGCCCACATACTGTAAGACAGTTTGAAGGTTGTGGAATGTATTTTCTTTCAGCATCAATTCTCCAAGTCAAGAGATTCAGAACCTAGCTGTAAACATGGATGAAACCATCCCTTGAAGTTCGGAAGAATATACACCCTATGAGGTACCTATTCTGATGGAAATAGAATAATATGATTATAGCATAAGCTTTTTTGAGATGTATGATTATTGCATAAGCTTTGGAATACCTGAAATCAATTTGGTCTAAATTGGGATAACAGCTTATGTagaaaataatttccaaaatactgTTAAACAAAATGACACTCAAAATCTTATTTAAGCACTCCATAATTGATCTGCTATAACTGTTCTATGAAGCACTTTTTCGTTTAGTTTACAGAATTAAACTCAAGCAAGAATATTGCATTTCTATTTGATAGAATAgcaattttttattaaaatagcGCCTACATTTTAGGTGCAAAAGTACCATAAGCACCATTTTTAGCTCCATCTAAAGTGCTTATTTTTTCAAAACTTCTAAGTGTACTTCTAAACATTTACCAAATACTCAAAGAAGGGTTTTTCATGATAAACACACTTATTCAGCAAAGCACAGCAAACATGACCTTCGAGAAACACAAAGGTTACAAGAATCTATCTTGATTTCAGTGAACAGAGATAAGGCAAACAAACACTCAACATTAGGTCTTTTCCCCCCTCTAAATAGCTAACATTCAACACTAAGGTTTAAAGAAACTCAAAATAAAGAGCTAGGCAAAAAGTGTACGTGCAAGATCTTGCAATAGACTCTAGTCCATATGTTCCTATATTGTGGCAGCCATTAACTTCAAGATGCGTGAGCCTGGAGCAACCAACTGCAACCGCCTCTAAGCCTTTGTCACTTAAGAAAGTACAATCATTCAAGGTAAGAGACTTTAACTGTTTGCATCCTTTACCAATAGCACACAGACTCCTGAAGGAATATAAAGAAAGATATAGGTCAGATTGTGAGAAAACCTCTCATCCCTCTAACACATACTTTGTTAAATTTCCCCTAGCAAGTATTGCCATAAAAAAAGATAGACATGCACACACACAATTTCATCCAAGTTACAGAGTTTCAAATGTAAAGACTAGATATTTAGATTGCATAAATCTGAGAAAAGCCAACAgttaaaaagaaattattttttagggCCTTGGATGCAGATATACATACAAAAGCTTACATGAAAATAGAAGTTATGATCAGGAGAATACTCAAGCTTGTAAACTTTTAGATATTTCAGTTGCtgataagtaaaaaaaaaataaatccaAATAGAAAAGATAATATAGAATAAACAACTAACTTGTCCGTAAATATTTGGAAACTGTAAAGAGCCAACAACTCCAATGATAAACAGCAAGTGCCAACGCCTTGCAGAGCATCATCTGTAACATTGATGCATTGTAGCTTCAGAAACTTCAACTGACGGCATCCTTGGGCAACAGCAAGTACACCTTTGTCATGGATAAACTCTGAGTCTAGTGACAAGGACTCCAAAGATTTACAATGAGATCCGACAGTTTCCAAGGAGGTGTCAGTTACTTTTGCACAGGCAGCCAGACTGATCGATTTCAATGTATTACCACAACCAGCAACCAATTTAATCAAGCCTGCATCAGTTAGGCCTTCACAGAATCGCAAATTCAAATCTTCAAGTTGCCTGGAGAACTCCCCAACAGCTGCTAAACCTTGATCACCAACATAACAGCCCTTTAAAAGGAACAGGAAAAGAAAGCTTCTAAGACCTTTGGTCCATCACGCACATCATATCATCCGATCCCAATACAGCTTGAAACAGATCAACAGATTGAACATGTGAAGAAACCAAAGTTCTAAAGACCGGATATTTACCTGTAAATCCAAAGACTTCAAGGATATACACCTCTCAGCTATAGACCTCAGCCCCACATGTGTCACATTAGAGCACCATATTAAGCTCAGATTTTCAAGCTTAGTAAAGCCAGCAGCAACAGCAGCCAACCCAGCATCTGACAAACAGTAAGAT is drawn from Nicotiana tabacum cultivar K326 chromosome 22, ASM71507v2, whole genome shotgun sequence and contains these coding sequences:
- the LOC107806291 gene encoding uncharacterized protein LOC107806291 produces the protein MRGRDRINQIQILPDEIIIEIFRQLESKSSRDACALVCKRWLRLERLSRLTLRIGASGCPDALVRLLARRFVNVRNVFIDERLSISLPVQLGRRRGTDHSVASSLSIHSLAETNGSEDNETESYCLSDAGLAAVAAGFTKLENLSLIWCSNVTHVGLRSIAERCISLKSLDLQGCYVGDQGLAAVGEFSRQLEDLNLRFCEGLTDAGLIKLVAGCGNTLKSISLAACAKVTDTSLETVGSHCKSLESLSLDSEFIHDKGVLAVAQGCRQLKFLKLQCINVTDDALQGVGTCCLSLELLALYSFQIFTDKSLCAIGKGCKQLKSLTLNDCTFLSDKGLEAVAVGCSRLTHLEVNGCHNIGTYGLESIARSCTHLSELALLYCQRIGNFALSEIGRGCKFLQALHLVDCASIGDEAICSIARGCCNLKRLHIRRCYEVGNKGIIAVGENCKFLTDLSLRFCDRVGDEALVAIAEGCSLHHLNVSGCHQIGDAGIIAIARGCPELSYLDVSVLQDLGDMAMVELGEGCPLLRDIVLSHCRRITDVGLSHLVNKCTLLETCHMVYCPGITAAGVATVITSCSNMKKVLVEKWKVSPRTKRRAGSIISYLCVDL